One segment of Pseudoalteromonas rubra DNA contains the following:
- a CDS encoding AMP-binding protein, whose product MTKIPSSARFALNLLSHAQQTPHKTALICADQQWDYAQLAARACQIANALCALGLDQAPVLLNLPKHPDTVAAIYACWLSGNHYIPIDYSQPEARVERIISAAKPALVLDQDWLNTLDSLSHSSDYEQDLSAYMSRLRQYRDTTLAAVLYTSGSTGTPKGVQISHDMLDFFIDWAAHTTCIDNEDILANHASFAFDLSTFDLFATVRAGACVWLITEQEQKDPLALISGIKKHQVSIWYSVPSILSMMVRSGELNSHCTATLKQVIFAGEPFAVAALQRLITCLPAGTALHNWYGPTETNVCVAWQVNRPQLDGLRHLPIGSLLPELKGWLEDDTGKRTPLTESLGQCGELIIGGRCVTPGYANVDLPRATALHQQNCHATGDLVELTEAGLIYRGRIDDMVKLNGYRVELGEIESLLHRHPAIDQAALHLSLGEQQHQLIAVIVLKDGAEKPSLLVLKQFLKQQLPAYMLPHKVIVTAQLPLNANGKVDRKQLAELM is encoded by the coding sequence ATGACGAAAATTCCGTCATCAGCCCGTTTTGCACTGAACCTGCTGAGCCATGCTCAGCAGACCCCGCATAAAACGGCGCTGATCTGTGCCGATCAGCAATGGGATTATGCCCAACTCGCTGCACGCGCCTGCCAGATAGCCAATGCATTGTGCGCACTGGGACTGGATCAGGCACCGGTGCTGTTAAACCTGCCAAAGCATCCTGACACTGTTGCCGCCATCTACGCCTGCTGGCTCAGTGGAAACCATTATATTCCCATTGATTACAGCCAGCCTGAAGCCCGGGTTGAACGTATTATCTCTGCAGCAAAACCTGCATTAGTACTCGACCAGGATTGGCTGAATACACTCGATAGCCTGAGCCATAGCAGCGACTACGAGCAAGACCTGAGCGCATACATGTCACGTTTGCGTCAGTACCGGGATACCACGCTTGCCGCTGTCCTTTATACCTCGGGCTCTACTGGCACGCCCAAAGGGGTGCAGATCAGTCATGACATGTTGGACTTTTTCATTGACTGGGCGGCGCACACAACTTGCATTGACAACGAAGACATCCTGGCCAACCATGCCAGCTTTGCCTTTGACTTAAGTACTTTCGACCTCTTTGCCACCGTGCGCGCCGGTGCCTGTGTGTGGTTGATCACTGAACAGGAACAAAAAGATCCCCTGGCCCTGATCAGCGGGATCAAGAAGCATCAGGTGAGTATCTGGTACAGTGTGCCTTCAATCCTGTCTATGATGGTACGCAGTGGAGAACTGAACAGTCATTGCACCGCGACCCTGAAGCAGGTCATTTTTGCTGGTGAACCATTTGCCGTGGCGGCATTGCAACGCTTGATCACTTGCCTGCCCGCCGGTACCGCGCTGCATAACTGGTACGGCCCAACCGAAACCAATGTGTGCGTAGCTTGGCAAGTTAACCGCCCCCAGCTGGACGGGCTGCGTCATCTGCCTATCGGGTCCTTGCTACCCGAATTAAAAGGCTGGCTGGAAGATGATACAGGAAAGAGGACACCACTGACTGAAAGCCTGGGCCAGTGTGGCGAGCTCATTATTGGCGGACGCTGTGTTACACCGGGTTATGCCAATGTGGACCTGCCCAGAGCCACAGCACTACACCAACAAAACTGTCATGCGACCGGCGACCTGGTTGAACTGACCGAGGCGGGACTCATCTATCGTGGCCGCATCGACGATATGGTTAAGCTGAACGGTTATCGGGTTGAGCTAGGCGAAATCGAATCGCTGCTGCATCGGCACCCGGCCATAGATCAAGCTGCATTACATCTCTCGCTGGGCGAACAGCAGCATCAGCTTATTGCCGTGATCGTTCTCAAAGATGGTGCAGAAAAACCCTCGCTACTGGTATTAAAGCAATTTTTAAAACAGCAACTGCCAGCCTATATGTTGCCACACAAAGTGATAGTCACAGCACAGCTACCACTCAATGCCAATGGCAAAGTTGACCGTAAACAACTGGCTGAGCTGATGTAA
- a CDS encoding polyketide synthase: protein MSRPPTSPLAIVGIGCALPNGMNFADLAKQGTLNPSQFTHPFGWSVAAEPLRGGQVHTDSFDYKKFSIPPLFRKAVSRETRMALLAAEEALSQLTLSETLRDHCDQLCATHMASDAAYRNATKVTALRTLSEQLADTDSAQMRIDEYKQALAGTFGATSHDRVGEMASTIPARIAHFAHTRGKCQTLDGGDLGGLRLLQAAQDNFRYADSQLAVLTSIQCFHHQPQAEILHHQGISTQQPWLEGAISLVVCPVTTAEQQGWPVLMQLGTITTTATEQEATRYFAGASQVFYQLLEMHLGQETHCAGAATFGPHWQINKAVSHEDTDASDDQVAITQYCPITALGDDKARFWQTLANGDDLLRSQSAQQLNASAFVRATPQKLSTYIDQAMSFDSHNPCDQVLNKPMMPAKKARLDVSQLRLLNATESVEIGEFKRPAVILACNLSLNADRQLGACALWDQLPAAPTHLPQPTPPPINRWSWYGATGLGGARLLAEHLKIPHADCIAIEAACASSMAALHNAVRGLQSGRYDGIVLAGIETATLERDLVLCGAQMMLSATRIRPFAKGADGFTPGDGGGLFVLQAKSDAPNAIAHVDAISGSCDSRSMTAPDPQGQALAMYKTLQLASVNPEQVQYLETHGTGTTLGDQAELESLCAAYRREHMSPLYLGSGKYNFGHCFAGAGAISLAKMLAALEHGCMPPTPILGELNDALPFENIPAEVPQQAQPWPLLDTQQRIGAINAFGTGGINYHLTLIHAHSQESL from the coding sequence ATGAGCAGACCCCCTACTTCCCCTTTAGCCATAGTCGGGATCGGCTGTGCTTTGCCCAACGGCATGAACTTTGCTGACCTGGCAAAACAGGGGACACTCAATCCGAGTCAGTTTACTCATCCGTTTGGCTGGTCGGTCGCTGCTGAGCCACTCAGAGGTGGGCAAGTGCACACCGATAGCTTTGATTACAAGAAGTTTTCTATTCCCCCCTTGTTTCGCAAGGCGGTCAGTCGCGAAACCCGAATGGCACTGCTTGCTGCTGAAGAAGCGCTGAGCCAGCTGACCCTCAGTGAAACGCTGCGCGATCATTGCGATCAACTCTGTGCAACACATATGGCCAGTGACGCGGCTTATCGTAATGCCACCAAAGTAACTGCATTGCGGACTTTGAGTGAACAATTGGCTGATACTGACAGTGCGCAAATGCGCATCGATGAGTACAAGCAGGCGCTGGCAGGTACCTTTGGGGCCACCTCTCACGATCGGGTTGGAGAAATGGCCTCAACCATACCCGCCCGGATAGCACATTTTGCCCACACACGAGGGAAATGCCAGACCCTGGATGGCGGTGATCTTGGCGGTTTGCGTCTGTTACAGGCAGCGCAGGACAACTTTCGCTATGCAGACAGCCAGCTCGCTGTCCTCACCAGTATTCAATGCTTTCACCACCAGCCACAAGCTGAAATTCTCCATCATCAGGGCATTTCAACTCAGCAACCCTGGCTCGAAGGTGCCATCTCTCTGGTGGTCTGCCCTGTGACCACGGCCGAACAACAAGGCTGGCCGGTACTGATGCAGCTAGGGACTATCACCACCACAGCCACAGAGCAGGAAGCCACGCGCTATTTCGCCGGTGCAAGTCAGGTCTTTTATCAGTTACTTGAGATGCACCTGGGCCAGGAAACTCACTGTGCCGGCGCCGCAACTTTTGGACCACACTGGCAAATAAATAAGGCTGTATCACACGAAGACACCGACGCGAGTGACGACCAGGTGGCAATCACTCAATATTGCCCCATCACTGCACTGGGTGACGACAAAGCCCGTTTCTGGCAAACATTGGCCAATGGGGATGACCTGTTGCGATCGCAATCGGCACAGCAACTCAATGCATCGGCATTTGTCAGGGCAACCCCTCAGAAACTGAGCACCTACATAGACCAAGCAATGAGCTTTGACAGCCATAATCCGTGCGACCAGGTCCTGAATAAACCTATGATGCCGGCCAAAAAAGCGCGCCTGGATGTGTCCCAACTGCGGCTGTTGAACGCCACAGAGTCTGTCGAGATTGGGGAATTCAAACGCCCGGCAGTGATCCTGGCATGTAACCTGTCTCTGAATGCCGATCGTCAATTAGGCGCGTGTGCACTGTGGGATCAGTTACCAGCAGCCCCGACACATTTACCTCAACCCACGCCACCGCCAATCAATCGCTGGAGCTGGTATGGCGCAACAGGATTAGGGGGTGCCCGGTTGTTGGCAGAGCATCTGAAGATCCCACATGCCGACTGTATCGCCATTGAGGCGGCCTGTGCCAGTTCTATGGCCGCACTGCACAATGCTGTCAGAGGGCTGCAATCCGGACGCTATGACGGCATTGTGCTGGCCGGGATTGAAACTGCCACATTAGAGCGAGATCTGGTGCTGTGCGGCGCACAGATGATGCTCTCAGCTACCCGCATTCGGCCTTTTGCTAAGGGGGCCGATGGCTTCACCCCTGGGGATGGCGGTGGTCTGTTTGTCCTGCAGGCTAAATCGGACGCACCCAATGCCATTGCCCATGTTGATGCCATTTCAGGTTCCTGCGACAGTCGCTCTATGACCGCGCCCGACCCACAAGGGCAGGCACTGGCCATGTATAAAACCTTACAACTGGCATCGGTCAACCCGGAACAAGTACAATATCTTGAAACCCATGGCACTGGCACCACGCTCGGCGACCAGGCTGAGCTGGAATCACTCTGTGCAGCCTATCGTCGTGAACACATGTCCCCCCTCTATCTGGGGTCTGGAAAATATAACTTTGGCCACTGTTTTGCCGGTGCCGGCGCCATTAGCCTGGCAAAAATGCTCGCAGCGCTGGAACATGGCTGCATGCCACCGACCCCAATTCTGGGGGAGCTCAATGATGCATTGCCATTCGAAAACATTCCGGCTGAGGTGCCACAACAGGCGCAACCCTGGCCCTTGCTGGACACCCAACAGCGCATTGGAGCCATCAATGCCTTTGGGACCGGCGGCATCAATTATCATCTGACTTTAATACACGCTCATTCACAGGAATCATTATGA
- a CDS encoding RedY, translating to MKLIVHKIRLKHIQHLGAFRDWVETTDYKACEQLDSVKAFAVFEASAEADAPFHFVETIYLESEQAFEQDMTTPLFQSLVSRFDEMAEVVEEFKGERIAQGYQQ from the coding sequence ATGAAACTTATCGTACACAAAATTCGCCTTAAGCACATTCAGCACCTGGGCGCCTTTCGCGACTGGGTCGAAACCACGGACTACAAGGCCTGCGAACAGCTTGATTCAGTCAAAGCCTTCGCGGTGTTTGAAGCGTCCGCCGAGGCAGATGCCCCGTTCCACTTTGTAGAAACCATCTACTTAGAATCCGAGCAGGCGTTTGAGCAAGATATGACCACCCCGCTGTTCCAAAGTCTGGTCAGTCGCTTTGACGAGATGGCCGAAGTCGTCGAGGAGTTTAAAGGCGAGCGTATCGCACAGGGTTATCAGCAGTGA
- a CDS encoding 4'-phosphopantetheinyl transferase family protein: MITEHCITPEGETLVSPILYIRQYTDALLSARARLSQGLAVKQQCRALANFALQRACANPSVRLNHTKYGQPYGDQGQGKPAQPVSTSHSHNWYAVATAPAPLGIDIQVYRRFSVTNQQRLFHHNEVLADIIPQTTRWSLCEAYLKSHGRGLPFDLRTIHIQQYASQGATSYGRITSKNDTLAPVSYWLWQTLYFCCAVCIASDQEVVPILSLHNGKPS; encoded by the coding sequence GTGATCACTGAGCACTGTATTACGCCTGAGGGAGAGACACTTGTCTCGCCCATTTTGTACATCAGGCAGTATACCGACGCTCTATTATCCGCCCGCGCTCGTCTGAGCCAGGGACTTGCTGTCAAGCAGCAGTGCCGGGCACTGGCCAATTTCGCACTACAAAGGGCCTGCGCCAACCCCTCAGTCAGGCTCAATCATACAAAGTACGGGCAACCTTATGGCGACCAGGGCCAGGGAAAACCTGCTCAGCCTGTGTCTACTAGCCACAGCCATAATTGGTATGCTGTCGCCACTGCCCCCGCTCCTCTTGGTATCGACATTCAGGTTTATCGCCGCTTTTCTGTCACCAACCAGCAGCGTCTGTTTCACCATAACGAGGTGTTGGCCGACATAATCCCCCAAACCACGCGATGGTCTTTATGCGAGGCCTATCTCAAATCCCATGGCCGGGGCCTGCCGTTTGATTTACGTACTATCCACATCCAGCAATATGCAAGCCAAGGTGCCACCTCATACGGACGCATAACAAGCAAAAATGATACGCTGGCACCTGTCAGTTACTGGCTCTGGCAAACACTCTATTTTTGCTGTGCCGTCTGTATTGCGAGCGACCAGGAGGTCGTCCCCATACTCTCTTTACACAATGGAAAACCATCATGA